A genomic segment from Flavobacterium litorale encodes:
- a CDS encoding adenylate kinase — MINIVLFGKPGAGKGTQAAFLKEKYNLTHISTGDVFRYNFKNNTALGKEAKVYVDRGDLVPDSITIKMLQDEVEKNTDTAGFLFDGFPRTIAQAEALDAFLATKGWEVTGTVALEADDEILVQRLLERGKTSGRPDDQDENLIRNRYQEYNEKTAPLMGYYQKQDKFYTVNGIGSVTEVTERLSAVLDKLN, encoded by the coding sequence ATGATTAATATCGTATTATTCGGGAAACCCGGAGCAGGAAAAGGAACACAAGCAGCGTTTTTAAAAGAAAAATACAACCTTACACACATCTCTACTGGTGATGTGTTTCGTTACAACTTTAAAAACAATACGGCGCTAGGTAAAGAAGCAAAAGTATATGTTGATAGGGGTGACCTTGTACCTGACTCGATAACCATAAAAATGCTACAAGATGAGGTAGAGAAAAATACCGATACAGCAGGATTTTTATTTGATGGTTTTCCAAGAACGATTGCACAAGCCGAAGCCCTAGATGCATTTTTGGCAACCAAAGGATGGGAAGTAACAGGTACAGTAGCTTTAGAAGCTGATGATGAAATTTTAGTACAACGCTTACTAGAGCGTGGTAAAACAAGCGGTAGACCCGATGACCAAGATGAAAACCTGATACGAAACCGCTACCAAGAGTATAACGAAAAAACCGCTCCCTTAATGGGGTACTACCAAAAGCAAGATAAATTTTATACTGTAAATGGTATAGGATCTGTTACCGAAGTAACCGAAAGGCTAAGCGCGGTATTAGATAAGCTTAACTAA
- a CDS encoding DUF1287 domain-containing protein yields the protein MKYLIPLFFLLLSPNQDTFYSKLSDAALLLTKDHVIYDGSYCKIPYPNGDVAKNRGVCTDVVIRAYRKLGIDLQKEVHEDMKANFSKYPKIWGLKHTDTNIDHRRVPNLETFFTRKGTVLPVTKRASDYKPGDIVSWRLPGGLPHIGIVVNKKSTDGKRYKLVHNIGRGQELEDCIFNYTITGHYRYKKQT from the coding sequence ATGAAATACCTCATACCTCTATTTTTTCTGCTACTTAGTCCAAATCAGGATACTTTTTACAGTAAACTATCTGATGCTGCACTGTTATTAACAAAAGACCATGTAATATACGATGGTAGCTATTGCAAAATACCTTACCCCAACGGTGACGTAGCCAAAAACAGAGGGGTTTGTACTGATGTTGTTATACGTGCTTACAGAAAGCTAGGTATCGATTTACAAAAGGAGGTACATGAGGATATGAAGGCTAATTTCTCGAAATATCCGAAAATATGGGGATTGAAACATACCGATACGAACATTGACCATAGACGTGTGCCGAATTTGGAAACTTTTTTTACTAGAAAAGGAACTGTTTTACCTGTAACAAAAAGAGCTAGCGATTATAAACCAGGTGATATTGTAAGTTGGCGGTTGCCTGGCGGCTTACCACATATTGGTATTGTAGTAAACAAAAAATCTACAGATGGAAAACGTTATAAATTAGTACACAACATCGGTCGCGGTCAAGAATTAGAAGATTGTATTTTCAATTATACTATTACAGGTCATTATAGGTATAAAAAACAAACATAA
- a CDS encoding S41 family peptidase: protein MKLIKFLILVLFPSLILLNSCKQESIKTVINKEGSLTQSEMLEDYDLLKSIYINANAGLYKYHTKAEIDSVFASNKKLITKKLSYREFYTVLWNVIDYTGSCHNTLKYPDSLDKKLSKQKIYFPIPLKYINNKLYTNLDYKGIPLGSEIISVNNMPENQFSTLISKYVSTDGFNKTGKYAGIETDWLPFYIYLTLGAQNEFKLKYRTQNSSRTQELKIASVTCKDFYKNYNQRFSKTYENRKNEDYTYKYLDSINTGVLEVNTFAMGGPKSKGHKKYVKFLDSVFTNLKTNNIPNLIVDIRGNGGGNDPNDLLLYSFLTKRSFKENTTAFTLFNEVPNQEYYVYDDIKELASELAEEHSILKDGKYYQNSTFNKTWHPNKNAFNGRIILLIDPFVASAGSLFASLLKSDPNTIIIGEETLGGYYGHTGHIPVTYELPNSKLDVTFSIVDLEQDVEQLLDEKYGDGVKPDFKVTQTYQDFLDNKDTEFNFAIEKIKL, encoded by the coding sequence ATGAAACTAATAAAATTTTTAATTCTTGTTCTTTTCCCATCTCTAATTTTACTGAATTCTTGTAAACAAGAAAGTATAAAAACAGTGATTAATAAAGAAGGCTCACTTACTCAAAGTGAAATGCTTGAAGATTATGACCTTTTGAAATCTATTTACATAAATGCTAATGCAGGGTTATATAAATATCATACAAAGGCAGAAATTGATAGTGTGTTTGCCTCAAATAAAAAATTAATTACCAAAAAATTATCCTATCGTGAATTCTACACCGTTCTATGGAATGTAATAGATTATACTGGTAGTTGTCATAACACTCTGAAATATCCTGATTCTTTAGACAAAAAATTAAGTAAGCAAAAAATATATTTTCCAATACCATTAAAATATATTAATAATAAGCTTTATACAAATCTAGATTACAAAGGAATTCCTCTTGGTAGTGAAATAATTTCGGTAAACAATATGCCCGAAAATCAGTTTTCGACTCTTATCTCAAAATATGTTAGTACGGATGGTTTCAATAAAACTGGAAAATATGCAGGTATTGAAACAGATTGGCTACCATTCTACATTTACTTGACATTAGGGGCACAAAATGAATTTAAATTAAAATACAGAACGCAAAACTCAAGTAGAACTCAAGAATTAAAAATAGCAAGTGTTACATGTAAAGATTTTTATAAAAATTACAACCAGCGATTTTCAAAAACCTATGAGAATAGAAAAAATGAAGATTATACCTATAAATATCTAGACAGCATAAATACTGGGGTTTTAGAGGTAAATACTTTTGCAATGGGCGGCCCAAAATCTAAAGGACATAAAAAATATGTGAAATTTTTAGACTCAGTGTTTACAAATTTAAAGACTAATAATATTCCGAACCTTATTGTCGATATTCGTGGAAATGGTGGCGGAAACGATCCTAACGACCTGCTGCTTTATTCTTTTTTAACAAAAAGGAGCTTTAAAGAAAATACTACTGCTTTTACCTTATTTAATGAGGTTCCGAATCAAGAATATTATGTTTATGATGACATCAAAGAACTAGCTAGTGAATTGGCAGAAGAACATTCAATTCTTAAAGATGGGAAGTATTACCAAAACAGCACTTTCAATAAGACTTGGCATCCTAATAAAAATGCTTTTAACGGACGCATTATATTACTCATTGACCCATTTGTAGCTTCTGCAGGTTCATTATTTGCTAGTTTATTAAAAAGTGACCCAAACACCATAATAATAGGAGAAGAAACGCTGGGCGGATATTATGGACATACTGGACATATCCCTGTAACCTACGAACTACCAAACTCCAAGTTAGATGTAACTTTTTCAATCGTTGATTTAGAGCAAGATGTAGAACAATTATTAGATGAAAAATATGGAGATGGAGTTAAACCCGATTTCAAAGTTACCCAAACCTATCAGGATTTTCTAGACAATAAGGATACAGAATTTAATTTTGCCATTGAGAAAATAAAATTATGA
- the radC gene encoding RadC family protein, producing the protein MEQTTSPFSIKHWSEDDKPREKLMQKGKATLSDAELIAILIGSGSRNESAVELSKRILASVDNNLNALGKLSIQQLMQFKGIGEAKAISIAAAMELGRRRREEAGIDLKQITSSRAVFELMQPIIGELPHEEFWIIYLNNSNKVIYKNQLSKGGITGTLVDVRIVFKTALEQNATSIILVHNHPSGQLQPSDSDKQITRQLKAAGKSLSISVLDHVIVTENGYYSFADEGIL; encoded by the coding sequence ATGGAACAAACTACAAGTCCGTTTTCTATAAAACATTGGTCTGAAGACGACAAACCTCGTGAAAAATTAATGCAAAAAGGCAAAGCAACGTTAAGTGATGCCGAACTGATAGCCATACTCATTGGCTCGGGCAGCCGTAACGAAAGTGCTGTAGAGCTTAGTAAGCGTATATTGGCAAGTGTAGACAATAACCTTAACGCATTAGGTAAATTATCAATACAACAATTAATGCAATTTAAAGGGATAGGCGAGGCAAAAGCAATAAGCATTGCTGCTGCTATGGAATTGGGGCGTAGGCGCAGGGAAGAGGCTGGAATTGACTTGAAGCAAATTACCTCGAGTCGTGCCGTATTCGAGCTAATGCAGCCCATAATTGGCGAATTACCTCACGAGGAATTTTGGATTATTTACTTAAATAATTCCAATAAGGTAATTTACAAAAATCAACTGAGCAAAGGAGGTATTACAGGTACATTGGTTGATGTTCGGATTGTGTTTAAAACAGCACTAGAGCAAAATGCAACAAGTATTATTTTGGTGCATAACCACCCATCGGGACAATTACAACCTAGTGATTCTGACAAGCAAATAACTCGCCAGTTAAAGGCAGCTGGTAAAAGTTTAAGTATTTCGGTACTCGATCATGTTATAGTTACCGAAAATGGTTACTATAGTTTTGCCGATGAGGGTATTTTATAA
- the lysM gene encoding peptidoglycan-binding protein LysM — protein MRTLNFNTSAGKQIFGNSNNLSGDSENIKAGELLTYIKELGLTYKNIKINTKGSDVKIEGEVEKQSDAEKIELAVGNVKGVGSLENNMRVTETKPKSELYTVESGDTLSKIAKEFYGDANKYNKIFEANQPMLSDPNKIYPGQTLRIPTE, from the coding sequence ATGAGAACATTAAATTTTAATACTAGCGCTGGGAAACAGATTTTTGGAAATTCGAATAATTTATCTGGAGACAGTGAGAATATAAAGGCAGGTGAACTTTTGACCTATATAAAGGAACTTGGTTTAACTTACAAAAACATAAAGATAAATACCAAAGGTAGTGATGTAAAAATAGAGGGTGAGGTAGAAAAACAGTCTGATGCCGAAAAAATAGAACTGGCTGTAGGTAATGTTAAGGGTGTAGGTTCGTTAGAAAACAACATGCGTGTAACGGAAACTAAACCAAAATCTGAATTGTATACCGTAGAAAGCGGCGATACACTTTCGAAAATTGCTAAAGAATTTTATGGCGATGCCAATAAGTATAATAAAATATTTGAAGCTAACCAACCTATGCTTTCTGATCCTAATAAAATTTACCCAGGACAAACTTTACGTATCCCTACTGAGTAA
- a CDS encoding UDP-N-acetylmuramate--L-alanine ligase, which produces MRTHFIAIGGAAMHNLALALHEKGYKITGSDDAIFEPSRTRLESKGLLPDEMGWFPEKITNDIDAIILGMHAKADNTELLKAQQLGLKIYSYPEFLYEQCKDKTRVVIGGSHGKTTITSMILHVMHYHNIDVDYMVGAQLEGFDTMVRLTEENDFIVLEGDEYLSSPIDRRPKFHLYQPNIALISGIAWDHINVFPKYSNYVEQFEIFVEQITNGGILVYNEDDAEVKRVAETTANPIRKLPYTTPDYTVDNGTTYLETPEGPMPIEVFGAHNLNNLAGAKWICQNMGVDEADFYEAISTFKGASKRLEKIAENGTNVAYKDFAHSPSKVAATTKAVKEQYPNRTLVACLELHTYSSLNAEFLKEYEGALDSADVAIVFYSPDAVKIKQLEEVTYEQIAKAFNREDLIIYTNPDEFKEYLFSLKKQDKGTALLLMSSGNYGGLNFDEVKTLL; this is translated from the coding sequence ATGCGTACACATTTTATAGCTATAGGTGGTGCAGCAATGCACAATTTGGCTTTGGCACTTCACGAAAAAGGATATAAAATAACAGGTAGTGATGATGCTATATTTGAGCCATCGCGAACACGACTGGAAAGTAAAGGCTTGTTGCCTGACGAAATGGGGTGGTTTCCAGAAAAAATAACGAATGATATTGATGCTATAATATTGGGAATGCATGCCAAAGCCGATAATACTGAATTATTGAAGGCGCAACAATTAGGCTTAAAAATATACTCGTACCCCGAATTTTTATACGAACAATGTAAAGACAAAACCCGTGTGGTAATAGGCGGATCGCATGGTAAAACTACAATTACGAGTATGATACTCCACGTAATGCATTACCACAATATAGATGTAGATTATATGGTGGGTGCCCAATTGGAGGGGTTTGATACTATGGTTCGACTTACTGAGGAAAACGATTTTATTGTTCTTGAAGGCGACGAGTACTTATCTTCTCCTATAGACAGACGCCCTAAATTTCATTTGTACCAACCCAATATTGCTTTAATAAGTGGTATAGCATGGGATCATATCAATGTATTCCCTAAATATAGTAATTATGTAGAGCAGTTCGAAATATTTGTGGAGCAGATAACTAACGGTGGGATTTTAGTGTATAATGAAGATGATGCAGAAGTAAAAAGAGTAGCTGAAACAACTGCAAACCCTATTCGCAAACTACCATACACAACTCCCGACTATACTGTGGACAATGGTACTACCTACTTAGAAACTCCAGAAGGACCTATGCCTATAGAAGTGTTTGGAGCGCATAACCTAAACAATCTTGCAGGAGCAAAGTGGATATGCCAAAATATGGGTGTAGATGAAGCTGATTTTTATGAAGCGATTTCAACTTTTAAAGGAGCAAGCAAACGCCTTGAAAAAATAGCTGAAAATGGTACTAATGTTGCCTATAAAGATTTTGCACACTCGCCCAGTAAAGTTGCCGCTACTACTAAAGCCGTAAAAGAACAATACCCAAACCGAACACTTGTGGCTTGCCTAGAACTACATACGTACAGCAGCCTTAATGCTGAGTTTTTAAAAGAATACGAAGGCGCTTTGGATAGTGCTGATGTAGCAATAGTGTTTTACTCGCCAGATGCGGTTAAAATAAAACAACTGGAAGAAGTAACATACGAACAAATAGCTAAGGCTTTTAATCGTGAAGATTTGATTATCTATACAAATCCTGATGAGTTTAAAGAATATCTTTTCAGTTTAAAGAAACAAGATAAAGGAACAGCATTGTTATTAATGAGTTCAGGTAATTATGGCGGGCTTAATTTTGATGAGGTTAAAACATTATTATAA
- a CDS encoding S46 family peptidase, which translates to MKKLVLFVTMFIMVLPVRADEGMWFLMFIERLNHRDMQKMGLQLTAEEIYSINNHSLKDAIVQFDGGCTAEVISKEGLVLTNHHCGYDAIAELSTPEANYLKNGYWAANRQAELKPKSLYVRFFVRMDDVSKRILSKVDDSMSEIEREKAINQEIAIIQKENSEDGRYTVSVRSFFQGNEYYYFVYEDYTDVRLVGTPPESIGKFGGDTDNWEWPRHTGDFSMFRIYADKDGNPAEYSEDNVPLKPKHYLPVSMKGIQENDFAMILGYPGRTNRWMPSGGIEQNVKYAYPAWVESSKLGMDKMKVHMDESDEVRLNYASQYAQVANYWKNRQGMIDALTKHKTAATKAEAEEKFNKWANKKNNKARYGNVIPTINKYYAKTNEKARHDNYLIGLLRTSTFAVLPYSLGRGLTAYANANENGRAAMLPQIKEGVNEAYKTLYLPLEKDVLAAQLNLYATKSEGYPTESYIDEVGKANDYDYTSYVSEAFDNSIFTTKEKVMAWLENPDTEALNNDLLYKLSNAIIKQYRAKTDEEAQLEADYSKAFRLLVQGMREANPKEKYYPDANSTLRLTYGKVRSLPADKRNDAEVNYYTTMKGEVAKYKPNDQEFDLPKRLLELYNAKDFGQYADKAGHMPVNFLTDNDITGGNSGSPVLNGKGELIGLAFDGNIEAMAGDVIFDKDLQRTINVDIRYVLWIIDKYAGAKHIVDEMTLVR; encoded by the coding sequence ATGAAAAAATTAGTTTTATTCGTAACCATGTTCATCATGGTACTGCCAGTAAGGGCAGACGAAGGAATGTGGTTTTTAATGTTCATAGAGCGTTTGAACCACAGAGATATGCAAAAAATGGGCTTACAGCTTACGGCTGAAGAAATTTACAGCATAAACAACCATAGTCTTAAAGATGCTATCGTTCAGTTCGACGGTGGTTGTACTGCAGAGGTAATTTCTAAAGAAGGATTGGTACTTACCAACCACCACTGTGGGTACGACGCTATTGCAGAGCTTTCTACGCCAGAGGCAAACTACCTTAAAAATGGATATTGGGCAGCAAACCGCCAAGCTGAGCTAAAGCCAAAATCATTATACGTACGCTTTTTTGTTCGGATGGACGACGTGTCTAAAAGAATATTGAGTAAAGTAGATGATAGTATGAGTGAAATAGAAAGAGAAAAAGCTATCAATCAGGAAATTGCCATCATACAAAAAGAAAATAGTGAAGATGGTAGGTATACCGTTTCTGTGCGTTCGTTCTTTCAAGGTAACGAGTACTACTATTTTGTTTACGAAGATTATACAGATGTACGCCTAGTAGGTACACCACCAGAAAGCATTGGTAAATTTGGTGGCGATACTGATAACTGGGAGTGGCCACGCCACACAGGAGATTTTTCTATGTTCCGTATTTATGCAGATAAAGACGGTAACCCAGCAGAATACTCAGAAGATAACGTGCCATTAAAGCCAAAACACTACCTTCCAGTAAGTATGAAAGGTATCCAAGAAAACGATTTTGCTATGATATTGGGGTATCCAGGACGTACCAACCGTTGGATGCCATCGGGAGGGATTGAGCAAAACGTTAAGTACGCTTATCCAGCATGGGTAGAGTCGTCAAAACTAGGTATGGATAAAATGAAAGTGCATATGGACGAAAGCGACGAGGTTCGTTTAAACTATGCATCACAGTACGCCCAAGTAGCCAATTACTGGAAAAACCGACAGGGTATGATTGATGCACTTACTAAACATAAAACAGCTGCTACTAAGGCAGAGGCTGAAGAAAAATTTAATAAGTGGGCAAACAAGAAAAATAACAAAGCAAGATATGGTAATGTTATACCTACCATAAATAAGTATTACGCAAAAACTAACGAGAAAGCACGCCACGATAACTACCTTATAGGTTTGTTACGTACCAGTACTTTTGCAGTACTCCCATACAGTTTAGGCAGAGGGCTTACAGCGTATGCCAATGCTAACGAAAACGGTAGGGCTGCTATGCTACCACAAATAAAAGAAGGCGTTAACGAAGCGTATAAAACACTATACTTACCGTTAGAAAAAGATGTGCTTGCAGCACAGCTTAACCTGTATGCTACAAAGTCAGAAGGTTACCCAACAGAATCTTATATTGATGAAGTAGGTAAGGCAAACGATTACGATTATACATCGTATGTAAGTGAAGCTTTTGATAATAGTATTTTTACAACCAAAGAAAAAGTAATGGCTTGGTTAGAAAATCCAGATACTGAGGCTTTAAACAACGATTTATTGTACAAGCTATCTAATGCTATTATTAAGCAGTACAGAGCCAAAACAGATGAAGAGGCACAACTTGAAGCAGATTATTCGAAAGCATTCCGCCTTTTAGTACAAGGAATGAGAGAAGCAAATCCGAAAGAGAAATATTATCCTGATGCTAATAGTACATTACGACTAACGTATGGTAAAGTACGCTCGTTACCTGCTGATAAGAGAAATGATGCAGAAGTAAACTACTATACTACAATGAAAGGTGAAGTGGCTAAATATAAGCCCAACGACCAAGAATTTGACCTTCCTAAAAGATTATTAGAACTTTATAACGCTAAAGACTTCGGTCAGTATGCTGATAAAGCAGGGCACATGCCTGTAAACTTCCTTACGGATAACGATATTACAGGAGGTAACTCAGGTTCGCCAGTACTTAACGGTAAAGGAGAACTTATAGGGCTTGCCTTTGATGGTAATATTGAAGCTATGGCAGGTGATGTTATTTTTGACAAGGATTTACAACGTACTATTAATGTTGATATTCGCTACGTACTTTGGATTATAGATAAGTATGCAGGAGCAAAACATATTGTTGATGAAATGACACTTGTACGTTAA
- a CDS encoding TetR/AcrR family transcriptional regulator, which yields MPRVETFNKELVLKQATAVFHDKGYNATSMQDLVDATGLNRSSLYNSFGSKLDLYMECLKSYQDGYMLKISEVLQKAENSLNAIELIFDLYLQDTINDPDDRGCMLTNCKSEMAHHEACITKFLNRNQETFLALLEDLVAKGQREGGVNDNRTPKEYALYLFSSIQGFRTIGILISNKNDLQSVINTTIQTLI from the coding sequence ATGCCGAGAGTAGAAACATTTAATAAAGAGTTAGTATTGAAACAAGCTACAGCCGTATTTCACGATAAGGGTTACAATGCTACGTCGATGCAGGACTTGGTGGATGCTACTGGTTTGAACAGATCTAGCCTATACAATTCGTTCGGGAGTAAACTGGATTTGTATATGGAATGTTTAAAAAGCTACCAAGATGGGTACATGCTAAAAATATCGGAGGTATTGCAAAAAGCGGAAAACTCCCTAAATGCTATTGAGCTTATTTTTGATTTGTATTTGCAGGATACTATTAACGACCCTGATGATAGGGGGTGTATGCTAACAAATTGCAAATCTGAGATGGCACATCATGAGGCGTGTATTACTAAGTTTTTAAACAGGAATCAAGAAACATTTTTGGCTCTACTAGAAGATTTGGTTGCTAAAGGGCAACGAGAAGGGGGGGTAAATGATAACAGAACTCCAAAGGAATATGCCTTGTATTTGTTTTCGTCCATACAAGGATTTAGAACAATAGGAATTTTAATATCAAATAAAAACGACTTACAAAGTGTTATAAACACAACAATACAAACATTAATTTAA
- a CDS encoding hemolysin family protein: MEIAIILFLILLNGVFSMSEIALISARKNRLESAAKKGNASAVAALNLANSPNKFLSTVQIGITLIGILTGIYSGDNVTGDVETFFNGFEALQPYAENLALITVLVILTFFSLVLGELLPKRIGLIYPEAIARLVALPMKYVSIATAPFIWLLTSSTGFLMKLFNIRPTADGKVTEEEIKAIIKEGTEGGEVQEIEHDIMERVFHIGDRKVNSLMTHRKLVTYLTFDSNKERIKELMLDEMHSIYPVCDDNLDDVVGVVSLKDIFANYEKVGFNLREITKEPVYLIEHTSAYKALEIFKNTKVHYAFVTDEYGVFQGIITLNDILEALVGDASDFYDDELQLLQNPDGTWTVDGHYPLHDFLTYFDLDELTSEYEVTTVSGLIMTELSYIPKEGEKLAWNLYELQVLKMDGVKIDKVRVKSIKE, encoded by the coding sequence TTGGAAATAGCTATAATATTATTCTTAATACTGCTCAATGGAGTTTTCTCCATGTCAGAGATTGCACTAATTTCTGCAAGAAAAAACCGCTTAGAAAGTGCGGCCAAAAAAGGAAATGCAAGTGCTGTTGCGGCTTTAAATTTAGCCAATTCACCCAACAAGTTTCTATCTACCGTACAAATAGGAATTACCTTAATAGGCATTCTTACAGGTATTTATAGTGGCGATAATGTTACGGGCGATGTTGAAACTTTTTTTAATGGTTTTGAGGCATTACAACCCTACGCCGAAAACTTAGCATTAATTACCGTATTGGTAATACTAACCTTTTTCTCGTTAGTGTTAGGCGAGTTATTGCCCAAGCGTATAGGGCTTATTTACCCCGAAGCAATAGCAAGGTTAGTAGCTTTACCAATGAAATACGTATCTATAGCTACAGCGCCTTTTATATGGTTGCTAACATCCTCAACAGGCTTTTTAATGAAGTTATTTAACATACGCCCTACAGCAGATGGAAAAGTAACAGAAGAAGAAATTAAAGCCATAATAAAAGAAGGTACAGAAGGAGGAGAAGTACAGGAGATAGAACACGATATTATGGAGCGTGTTTTCCATATTGGCGACAGAAAAGTCAATTCGTTGATGACACACCGAAAGCTAGTAACCTATCTTACTTTCGATTCGAATAAAGAACGTATCAAAGAGCTAATGCTCGATGAAATGCACTCAATATATCCCGTCTGTGACGATAATTTAGACGATGTTGTAGGTGTGGTATCATTAAAAGATATTTTTGCCAACTACGAAAAAGTAGGGTTTAACCTTCGCGAAATTACTAAAGAGCCTGTGTACTTAATAGAACATACATCGGCATATAAAGCACTAGAGATATTTAAAAACACAAAAGTGCATTATGCTTTTGTTACCGACGAATATGGCGTTTTTCAGGGTATAATAACCCTTAACGACATATTGGAAGCCCTAGTAGGCGATGCATCTGATTTTTATGACGACGAACTTCAGCTACTGCAAAATCCCGATGGTACTTGGACAGTAGACGGACATTACCCATTACACGATTTTCTTACCTACTTCGATTTGGATGAACTCACTAGCGAATATGAGGTAACTACGGTAAGCGGACTTATAATGACCGAATTATCGTACATACCTAAGGAGGGTGAAAAACTAGCTTGGAATTTATACGAGTTACAAGTACTAAAAATGGATGGTGTAAAAATTGATAAAGTTCGCGTAAAATCCATAAAAGAATAA
- the obgE gene encoding GTPase ObgE, whose product MTEGNFVDYVKIYVASGKGGKGSTHLHREKFIDKGGPDGGDGGRGGHVYLVGNKGLWTLFHLKFARHVKAGHGGDGGSARSTGADGDDKYIEVPLGTVVRDKETNEVLFEITEDGEKKILAKGGKGGLGNWHFKSSTNQTPRYAQPGIPGEQLDIILELKVLADVGLVGFPNAGKSTLLSVLTSAKPKIADYPFTTLKPNLGIVAYRDYKSFVIADIPGIIEGAAEGKGLGHYFLRHIERNSTLLFLVPADAEDIKKEYDILLDELRRYNPEMLDKDRLVAISKSDMLDDELKAEMKAQLDVDFKGIPYMFISSVAQQGLVELKDKLWQMLNV is encoded by the coding sequence ATGACAGAAGGGAATTTTGTAGATTACGTAAAAATATATGTAGCCTCTGGTAAAGGAGGTAAGGGATCTACGCATTTGCACAGAGAGAAATTTATTGACAAGGGTGGTCCTGATGGTGGCGACGGCGGACGTGGAGGTCACGTATACCTTGTAGGTAATAAAGGGTTATGGACATTATTCCACCTAAAATTTGCACGCCACGTAAAAGCAGGACACGGAGGCGATGGCGGTAGTGCGCGTAGTACAGGTGCAGATGGCGATGATAAGTATATTGAAGTACCCCTAGGTACCGTAGTTCGGGACAAAGAAACCAACGAAGTACTTTTTGAAATAACCGAAGATGGCGAGAAAAAAATACTAGCTAAAGGCGGTAAAGGCGGCTTGGGTAACTGGCACTTTAAAAGCTCTACCAACCAAACACCCCGTTACGCACAACCAGGAATACCAGGTGAGCAGCTTGATATTATTCTGGAGCTTAAAGTACTAGCCGATGTTGGTTTGGTAGGCTTCCCAAATGCAGGCAAATCAACCCTACTCTCAGTACTTACCTCAGCCAAACCTAAAATAGCCGATTATCCGTTTACAACCCTAAAACCCAATTTGGGTATTGTAGCGTATAGAGATTACAAATCGTTTGTAATAGCCGATATACCAGGGATTATAGAAGGAGCAGCCGAAGGAAAAGGATTAGGGCATTACTTTTTGAGGCATATTGAACGAAACTCGACCTTGCTATTTTTAGTACCTGCCGATGCAGAAGATATTAAAAAAGAATACGATATATTATTGGATGAGTTACGCCGTTACAACCCCGAAATGTTAGATAAAGATAGGTTAGTAGCCATATCCAAAAGTGATATGTTGGACGACGAGTTAAAAGCGGAAATGAAAGCGCAATTGGATGTAGATTTTAAAGGCATTCCATACATGTTTATATCATCCGTAGCACAACAAGGGCTAGTGGAGCTTAAAGATAAGTTGTGGCAAATGCTTAACGTATAG